A stretch of Phragmites australis chromosome 12, lpPhrAust1.1, whole genome shotgun sequence DNA encodes these proteins:
- the LOC133886201 gene encoding acetylserotonin O-methyltransferase 3-like: MALVHENEEVRSHEDMVGAFALLYHHLFSFIKPMALKCVVDLGIPDAIHRRGGAATLSCIAADTGVHATRIPDLRCLLKLLTTSGLFGAATTADGEVVYTLTAASSLVVGPRGLSNIVRFVAGPVSVTPFLDMPAWLRTAPAPDAPKSPFELTHGRSRWDPANADDDTMNDAAFAESQLLIEAVLSDHGDVFRGLTSLVDVGGGHGSFAKAVATAFPNIKCAVMDLPHVVADAPIADGSVQFVAGNMFESIPPADAVLLKYVLHCWSEDDCVKILRRCKDAIPARDAGGKVIITEMVLGSGPRDRNVAETEEMHSLFLTCISGVGREEHEWKKIFSDAGFSDYKITPVMGPISVIEVYP, encoded by the exons ATGGCGCTCGTCCATGAAAACGAAGAAGTGAGGTCTCATGAGGACATGGTCGGAGCATTCGCCCTGCTTTACCACCACTTGTTCAGCTTCATCAAGCCGATGGCGCTCAAGTGCGTCGTGGATCTTGGCATCCCCGACGCCATCCACCGCCGCGGCGGTGCGGCCACCCTCTCCTGCATCGCCGCCGACACGGGGGTGCATGCGACCAGGATCCCCGACCTCCGGTGCCTGTTGAAGCTGCTAACCACGTCGGGCCTGTTcggcgccgccaccaccgcggaCGGCGAGGTCGTGTACACGCTCACCGCGGCGTCCAGCCTCGTCGTCGGCCCGCGCGGCCTGTCCAACATCGTGCGCTTTGTGGCCGGCCCTGTCTCCGTGACCCCGTTCCTCGACATGCCCGCGTGGCTCAGGACCGCGCCTGCGCCGGACGCCCCGAAGTCGCCCTTCGAGCTGACGCACGGCCGCTCCAGGTGGGACCCCGCGAACGCGGACGACGACACGATGAACGACGCGGCCTTCGCCGAGAGCCAGCTCCTGATCGAGGCCGTTCTTAGCGACCACGGCGACGTCTTCCGCGGCCTGACCTCGCTGGTTGACGTCGGCGGAGGCCACGGCTCGTTCGCGAAGGCCGTCGCCACGGCGTTCCCGAACATTAAGTGCGCCGTGATGGATCTCCCCCACGTCGTCGCAGACGCTCCGATAGCTGATGGCAGCGTGCAGTTCGTCGCCGGCAACATGTTCGAGTCTATTCCACCAGCGGATGCTGTTTTACTCAAG TATGTCCTGCATTGTTGGAGCGAGGACGATTGTGTCAAGATCCTCAGGCGTTGCAAGGATGCAATCCCTGCGAGAGATGCTGGAGGGAAGGTGATAATCACGGAGATGGTGCTGGGGTCCGGACCGCGTGACAGGAACGTCGCCGAGACCGAAGAGATGCATAGCTTGTTCCTCACGTGTATCAGCGGCGTGGGGCGAGAGGAGCACGAGTGGAAGAAGATCTTCTCCGATGCTGGATTCAGCGACTACAAAATTACGCCGGTGATGGGCCCTATTTCGGTTATTGAGGTCTACCCTTGA